TTGCTGCGCAAAGTGATTGAAGCCAAGGTGCTGCAAGAGGAGCAAGAAGTCGGGCCGCGGCTTGCGGAAGGGACGTAAGTTGCGTCCGCGACTACAGCGATTTCAGATAGGCGACCAGGTCGCTCAGCTCTTGTTCCGTGAGCGGGCGCTGCCCAGCGACGTTTTCCGGATTGTGTTTGCCGGTCAACAGTTGTTCGAGCGACTTGGCGCGGCCGTCGTGCAAGAGTAGCGGCTTATCATGCACGCCGAGGAGCGAGGGCGTGTTGTAGCCTTCGTACCAATCCGAGGCGCCATTCGTGCCGACGTCGTGGATCTGGCCGTCCGTATAGTACGCGCCGGTATGACATTGGAGACAATTGGCGTCGGCGCTCTGGAAGACCACTTCGCCGCGCTGCGCCTGCTCGCTTAGCGAGCCGTCCTGCGCGCGGTGAGGGTTCGGCGGCGTCGATTGTTCTGCAAAATAGGCGAGCAACGCCTTCACGTCGTCGGCCGTCGGCTTCGGGCCATGCATAGTGTCAGTGAGCGATTTTTCCATCGCGTCTTCCAAGCCTTGTTGCCAACCGTGCCAGGTCCAGGGCGTCGTGTCCGCCAGGTTGCGCAACGGCAACACCGTCTTGAAGGTGAACACCGTCGCGTCGTTGTGCGTGTCCATCGTGACGGCGTTCGTGCCCCCTTCCCAATGGCAGGTGTGACAGCTGTACCATTGGTCGAGGCTGCGGCGGGCGTCGAAGAAAATCGCTTCGCCCTGCCGGGCCAGCGACGGCTGCTCCGCGCCGCCGAGCGGGATCGAACGCGACAGCTTGCGTTCATGCAAATCGACGATCTGCACGCTGTTCAACAGCGCGTTCGCAACGTACACGTGGCGATTGTCCGCGGACATCCGCAAATTGAGCGGACGGCCGCCGACTTCGACGCGATAGAATCGCTGATCGTCGGCCAACACGGCGGGATCGATGTGGTCGCCGGGGCCGCCGTAATCATGAAAGCCCATGCCCGGCAGCTTGAAGACCAGCAACTCATGCGTGCCGGCGGCGGACGTGACCATCCACTCGTTGTCGCTGGTGACAGCCATGCCGGTCGGGTCGCCGACGGCCTTGCCACGCGGATCGAGCGCGATGGCTTTGCGGCGCTGTTTCTTTTCCAACGCGACGCGACCGATACGGCTGGCGATCACCCAGCCTTGCTGGATGTTGTTCTCGCTAATCGGATTGGCGCCGTAAGCGATCCAAGGAAAAAACACTTCCTGGCCGTCCGGCGACAACGCCAATTGCCCAAGATTCAGGCCGACGAAGTTTTCGGCGAAGAGGAGCGTCTCGGTCGTGGCGTCAATGACGGACACGCCGCCGGCGCCACTACA
The DNA window shown above is from Planctomycetia bacterium and carries:
- a CDS encoding c-type cytochrome → MRQTLAWLTVVLASFAPCSASEDAPSADVDRSPADVVLNHEETWLITANRGASTLSLVEIATGNVLHEVSCTAQPTALALAPDEKSVLVTGAHGGDLQRFRIEDSHLALAGAIHLSFDPRGVALSSDGRTAYVALAAGQCVAVVDLDSMTLRKKIEVGRWPRSVALAPHGRLAVACSGAGGVSVIDATTETLLFAENFVGLNLGQLALSPDGQEVFFPWIAYGANPISENNIQQGWVIASRIGRVALEKKQRRKAIALDPRGKAVGDPTGMAVTSDNEWMVTSAAGTHELLVFKLPGMGFHDYGGPGDHIDPAVLADDQRFYRVEVGGRPLNLRMSADNRHVYVANALLNSVQIVDLHERKLSRSIPLGGAEQPSLARQGEAIFFDARRSLDQWYSCHTCHWEGGTNAVTMDTHNDATVFTFKTVLPLRNLADTTPWTWHGWQQGLEDAMEKSLTDTMHGPKPTADDVKALLAYFAEQSTPPNPHRAQDGSLSEQAQRGEVVFQSADANCLQCHTGAYYTDGQIHDVGTNGASDWYEGYNTPSLLGVHDKPLLLHDGRAKSLEQLLTGKHNPENVAGQRPLTEQELSDLVAYLKSL